In Schizosaccharomyces osmophilus chromosome 2, complete sequence, the following proteins share a genomic window:
- the ste20 gene encoding Rictor-like protein, with protein MIPIRPESQQFGTNSKETSSMMDKLPDVVENYDEKTDQLKRKLDNERAAYQKTERLLNDFNSRFKHEPIERRASLKDNLESDLESCRRSIKGIKLSIESYQMDSQNETRESRMSAWNPSLFKAQSHPETHTKTQLGTSTRTDVALSKNECIDFSDRLDPIVTQFVAIDKAEGWDHKPLSVFPSPSNEAQSYSSKEVPSLILQDWTKIVQDACSRLSSTEIIHNANNICQYLHEHPEKDCLTKAYYMLPTLHFMLTLNIPDVSACVYRIIRNLFTDPSAFAVCQSLNLTWLLSKSIISIGLTYEAEKAQAFRLIRTLYAFSCTEEHERMLLGITNTLIAICEHSTDANRGIASETLIELMILKPQVLLRANGLRVLISSLVDGSISEDLAATSALALIYLLDNPETYRYLSLPYDIGILLSPFTSPSLYDLYSPSGGQPEQTSRAIRSSAKIISVLLNSWPGLLAFSTEDFQALRSLVDSLRVPTFTARNDIIDLFLLIFKVDCSTVHDTCMAAGKKHFPAKGQNIIEEIEASTLNLCDGSYRKFLALNHHFTALILFIFLELGLVESIVCVIRANDDQTLCKKATYLLGEVLRLSDQLLPIQLGAKIQSLPSLFNMASKFTAEDRFVATSVLQSIESLNRAKCQSEIVNRASNIHEVGLSGNTFRGQRQIEHVKLKMGLQIDDSHFRNMLAETNVLTTKNYQKWRWDTLAQIMEGPLLSHKRIDETLRTTKFIKRLLSFYKPFSDRFSSIKNTTANHKYINVGCLVFKTLLANPEGVKYLSESKLIKQIAEALSQLDEYSGQVANPIFSTKRLQTTLVHGYFSMLKVLSSQKEGHAILERWRIFTTLYHLAEIQNRDDLLICFLTNVDYRLEGHSRIIFSKALSTAQQSVRLQSTRHLLTLINSESGNDNLNHWAISLLIFQLYDPSLEVCQVAVKALDDVCAKNENLLAQVVQLQPSLAHLGEIGSPLLLRFLATTIGFHYLSEINFIEHELDNWFHHRNEAYVDLIEQNGFLTFISNMDIANTEITTNGDDILPLHFYGELVKSPEGCSVLESSGHFGDFMNILKEYDRNIDMLHIRRLKSALWAIGNIGKAETGAYFLEEHNSVPLIVKFAEESTIPTVRGTAFFVLGLISRTSRGVQILSNLHWYSLMSLMGTSQGVCIPVHACHVLSAPRKGAHHLNDRTFTYPQLSLDETLTNTERDVVKYISNLSNHVLANESARQLTKIRSKSPRVFLSKRLAKFCFGILDQYHYRVQILQFIYELFPHSALLASFETNELPSRISGLNSSAIS; from the coding sequence ATGATTCCTATCCGACCGGAAAGCCAACAATTTGGTACAAACAGTAAGGAAACGAGTTCCATGATGGACAAACTACCTGACGTTGTTGAAAACTACGACGAAAAAACCGACCAACTGAAACGAAAATTGGACAATGAACGTGCAGCATATCAAAAAACTGAACGATTGCTAAATGACTTTAATTCGAGATTTAAACATGAACCGATAGAACGAAGAGCGAGCTTAAAGGATAACCTCGAATCTGATTTGGAATCCTGTAGAAGATCAATCAAGGGCATCAAGCTATCTATCGAGAGCTATCAAATGGATTCTCAAAACGAAACTAGGGAGTCTAGAATGAGTGCTTGGAATCCGTCACTTTTTAAAGCTCAAAGCCATCCGGAAACACATACAAAAACCCAATTGGGTACCTCCACGCGAACAGATGTGGcactttcaaaaaatgaatgcaTAGATTTTTCAGATAGACTAGATCCTATAGTCACTCAGTTTGTTGCTATCGACAAGGCTGAAGGTTGGGACCACAAGCCTTTGTCTGTTTTTCCATCTCCAAGTAACGAAGCTCAATCTTACTCGTCGAAAGAGGTACCCAGCTTGATTCTTCAAGACTGGACGAAGATTGTACAGGATGCTTGCTCAAGGCTTTCCAGTACCGAAATTATCCACAACGCCAACAACATTTGTCAGTATCTGCATGAGCACCCCGAAAAAGATTGTCTTACAAAGGCTTATTACATGCTTCCTACCCTCCATTTCATGCTTACCCTTAACATACCGGACGTTTCTGCTTGTGTGTATCGCATTATAAGAAATTTATTTACGGATCCTTCGGCGTTCGCCGTGTGTCAGTCATTAAATTTGACTTGGCTGCTTTCGAAATCTATCATATCGATAGGTCTCACTTATGAGGCGGAAAAGGCTCAGGCATTTCGATTGATTCGTACACTGTATGCGTTCTCGTGTACTGAAGAACATGAGCGTATGCTTTTAGGCATTACGAACACGTTAATTGCTATCTGTGAGCATTCCACAGATGCAAACAGGGGTATTGCAAGTGAAACACTAATTGAATTGATGATATTAAAGCCTCAGGTATTATTACGAGCTAATGGGTTGAGAGTATTAATTTCCTCTCTCGTCGATGGCTCCATTTCAGAGGACTTAGCGGCGACTTCAGCTTTGGCACTCATTTATCTTTTAGACAACCCCGAAACTTACCGTTATCTGAGCTTACCTTATGACATTGGTATTTTATTATCACCATTCACTTCACCCAGCCTTTACGACTTATACAGTCCCTCCGGAGGTCAGCCGGAACAAACCTCTAGAGCTATTCGATCAAGCGCTAAAATTATTTCTGTCCTTTTAAATTCCTGGCCTGGACTTTTAGCTTTCTCTACCGAGGATTTTCAAGCCCTTCGATCTCTTGTAGATTCCCTTCGTGTTCCGACGTTCACCGCTCGTAATGATATAAtcgatttgtttttgcttattttcaaagttgaTTGTTCAACCGTTCATGATACGTGTATGGCCGCTGGAAAGAAGCATTTTCCTGCCAAAGGTCAGAATattattgaagaaatcgaaGCTAGCACGCTCAATTTATGCGACGGGTCCTACAGAAAATTTTTAGCTCTTAATCACCATTTCACAGCTCTCAtattattcatttttctgGAGTTGGGTTTGGTTGAATCGATCGTATGTGTGATCCGTGCTAATGACGATCAAACCCTTTGCAAAAAGGCAACATATCTTCTTGGTGAAGTTTTACGTCTTTCGGATCAGCTACTTCCTATTCAGCTAGGCGCTAAAATTCAGTCACTTCCATCTTTATTCAATATGGCTTCCAAATTTACTGCTGAGGATAGATTTGTTGCTACTTCAGTCCTACAATCAATTGAAAGCTTAAACCGTGCAAAATGTCAGTCCGAAATAGTTAACCGTGCATCCAATATCCATGAGGTGGGGTTATCTGGGAATACGTTTCGGGGTCAAAGGCAGATTGAGCATGTTAAATTGAAGATGGGATTGCAGATTGATGACTCACATTTTAGAAATATGCTGGCAGAAACGAATGTCCTTACtacaaaaaattatcaaaaatgGAGATGGGATACACTAGCACAAATTATGGAAGGACCTCTTCTAAGCCATAAGAGAATAGATGAAACTCTTCGTACAAcgaaatttataaaaagattGTTGTCGTTTTATAAACCTTTTTCAGATcgcttttcttccataaaAAATACTACGGCTAATCACAAGTACATAAACGTCGGGTGTCTGGTATTCAAGACGCTTTTGGCGAATCCAGAAGGGGTCAAATATTTATCAGAAAGCAAACTTATAAAACAGATTGCCGAAGCTTTGTCTCAGTTAGACGAATATTCTGGCCAAGTCGCGAATCCGATTTTTTCCACGAAACGTTTACAGACAACTCTCGTGCATGGTTATTTTTCCATGCTCAAAGTTCTTTCAAGTCAAAAAGAAGGGCATGCTATTTTGGAACGTTGGAGAATATTTACTACTCTGTATCACCTTGCCGAGATTCAAAACAGAGATGATTTgttaatttgttttttaacGAATGTGGATTATCGCTTGGAGGGCCACAGCAGGAtcatattttcaaaagcattAAGCACCGCGCAACAAAGTGTACGACTACAATCAACACGGCATCTATTAACGTTGATTAACTCGGAATCAGGAAACGACAACTTGAATCATTGGGctatttctcttttgatatttcaATTGTATGATCCCTCTTTGGAGGTTTGTCAAGTTGCTGTCAAAGCTTTGGATGATGTATGTgctaaaaatgaaaatttacTTGCTCAAGTTGTTCAATTACAGCCATCTTTGGCCCATTTAGGCGAAATAGGCTCACCTCTGTTATTGAGATTTTTGGCTACTACTATCGGCTTTCATTATCTGTCAGAGATTAATTTTATTGAACATGAATTAGACAATTGGTTTCACCATCGAAATGAGGCCTATGTTGATTTAATAGAACAGAATGGATTTTTGACATTTATTTCTAACATGGATATTGCTAATACGGAGATTACAACTAACGGAGATGATATTCTTCCATTACATTTCTATGGAGAACTGGTGAAGTCGCCAGAAGGTTGCTCTGTTTTAGAAAGCAGTGGTCACTTCGGCGATTTCATGAATATATTGAAGGAGTATGACAGAAATATAGATATGTTACACATTCGTCGATTGAAAAGTGCATTATGGGCTATTGGAAATATAGGAAAAGCTGAGACAGGGGCTTATTTTCTGGAAGAGCATAATTCAGTGCCTCTTATCGTTAAGTTTGCGGAAGAATCAACAATTCCTACTGTCCGTGGAACAgcatttttcgttttgggCTTAATTTCGAGGACTAGTCGTGGTGTACAAATCCTTTCTAATTTGCATTGGTATAGTCTAATGTCACTAATGGGGACATCTCAGGGTGTTTGTATCCCAGTGCACGCATGTCATGTATTGTCGGCTCCAAGAAAGGGTGCTCATCACCTTAATGATAGAACGTTTACATACCCTCAGTTATCTCTAGATGAAACTTTAACAAACACTGAAAGAGATGTCGTCAAGTATATCTCTAATTTGTCGAATCATGTTTTGGCCAATGAATCTGCTCGTCAGTTAACGAAAATCCGATCTAAAAGCCCTCGAGTTTTTCTGTCCAAGCGCCTGGCCAAGTTTTGCTTTGGTATTCTAGACCAGTACCATTACCGTGTTCAGATTTTgcaatttatttatgaaCTGTTTCCCCATTCCGCTCTTTTGGCGTCTTTTGAGACTAATGAGTTGCCGTCGAGAATTTCAGGGCTTAATTCTTCTGCTATatcttaa
- a CDS encoding methionine synthase reductase has protein sequence MAPSVISQKHQHLYPNPPSSSTVNIPHSSSSAAELGCVNCRCSSNKDANESAHLNDPSQTLADSMSSLVLNPHFQSLNLDLRLLHDNITIDRIPKLPARNVSFTPLTPEAKAADSSHPSPLIPEKMPPSFVQPHPPFHVYPSPVTNIRELTKPNAYKRAFHFEIDVSNYPLPDGEEWMVGGSFGLMAPNDDAVVNHLLLLLQIPNDVADAPILLKTNGGRWPTIWAEDMARELPTTRRELLKWSSDFMSAPPKKQLIRLLAEYAENPTEKQILLFLVSRLGQRAFCDLRANNNVTLLTLLEAFPSVKLPLDHLLSVLPQLMPRWYSLSNDPAQHNGILEFAVALVEIEKVGGGVHYGIGSGFLYHLAKQWMDGKRDLVLPMFRGLHRNAFVTHFTSDGPMCLIGTGVGIAPFRGFVQRRLMNASCAGKVWIFHGCRNSELDELYHGEWENQSENSGLDSPGSPAKQNNTEVDALEFHNDPKEGPHHMVVESRSHRKVYVQDELRMKGDIVWNVLNHPNGKIYLCGGKQGLLRGVDEALKDICMQYGSMSQNEAANQLATWQNPLSLKYIKEIW, from the coding sequence ATGGCTCCTTCTGTGATTTCTCAAAAACATCAGCATCTCTATCCCAATCCCCCCTCTTCGTCTACCGTAAACATTCCCCattcctcttcttctgcCGCTGAGCTCGGTTGCGTAAACTGCCGTTGCTCTTCCAATAAAGACGCAAACGAAAGCGCCCACTTAAACGATCCCTCTCAAACCCTCGCCGACTCCATGTCCAGTCTCGTTTTAAACCCTCACTTCCAGTCTCTCAACCTTGACCTTCGGCTTTTGCACGATAACATCACCATTGATCGTATTCCCAAACTTCCTGCCCGTAATGTCTCTTTCACTCCCTTGACCCCCGAGGCCAAAGCTGCCGATTCCTCCCATCCAAGCCCTCTTATTCCTGAAAAAATGcctccttcttttgttcaacCTCATCCCCCTTTCCACGTCTATCCTTCTCCCGTCACCAACATCCGCGAACTAACAAAGCCCAATGCCTACAAGCGCGCTTTCCATTTCGAAATCGATGTTTCCAACTATCCTCTTCCCGACGGTGAAGAATGGATGGTTGGCGGTTCTTTTGGTCTCATGGCTCCCAATGATGATGCCGTCGTAAACCATTTGCTCCtccttttgcaaattcCCAATGATGTTGCCGACGCTcccattcttttgaaaaccaATGGCGGTCGCTGGCCCACCATATGGGCAGAGGACATGGCTCGAGAGCTTCCCACGACTCGGCGCGAACTACTCAAATGGTCCTCGGATTTCATGTCTGCTCCCcccaaaaagcaattaatCCGTTTGTTGGCTGAATACGCCGAAAATCCTactgaaaagcaaatactattgtttttggttaGCCGTCTCGGTCAACGTGCTTTCTGTGATCTAAGAGCTAATAATAATGTTACTCTGCTTACTCTTTTGGAAGCCTTCCCCAGTGTCAAGCTTCCTTTGGATCACTTGCTAAGTGTTTTGCCCCAGCTGATGCCAAGATGGTATTCTTTGTCTAACGATCCCGCTCAGCATAATGGAATCTTGGAATTCGCTGTTGCTCTCGTAGAGATTGAAAAGGTCGGTGGTGGTGTCCATTACGGAATCGGCTCTGGTTTCTTGTATCATTTAGCAAAACAATGGATGGATGGCAAAAGAGATTTGGTTCTTCCCATGTTTCGTGGGTTGCATAGAAATGCTTTTGTTACCCACTTCACTTCTGATGGTCCCATGTGTCTCATTGGCACCGGTGTCGGCATTGCTCCTTTCCGTGGTTTCGTTCAACGCCGTCTCATGAACGCATCTTGTGCCGGAAAAGTTTGGATCTTTCACGGTTGTCGTAACTCGGAACTGGATGAATTGTATCATGGCGAATGGGAAAACCAAAGTGAGAACTCTGGCCTTGACTCTCCCGGCTCTCCTGCCAAGCAAAACAATACCGAGGTGGATGCTTTAGAATTTCACAACGATCCCAAAGAAGGTCCCCATCATATGGTCGTCGAATCACGTTCACACAGAAAAGTATATGTACAGGACGAATTACGCATGAAAGGCGATATTGTGTGGAATGTCTTGAATCATCCAAACGGTAAAATATACCTTTGCGGTGGTAAACAAGGCTTATTACGGGGTGTTGATGAAGCCTTAAAGGACATTTGCATGCAATACGGAAGTATGTCTCAAAATGAAGCTGCGAACCAATTGGCGACTTGGCAGAATCCTCTTTCGTTGAAATATATTAAGGAAATTTGGTAA
- a CDS encoding NAD binding dehydrogenase family protein, whose protein sequence is MVATINVPANQSAQHVFENGASDAIFKVAIVGAGGINFGSAEGPWNNAQRIEQNLGQRLRVTALINPVPSETNRVLDTKRDSKVAYAYDETRMFTSMIQYLDYLTRHPEEEPNAFVIGIPPDFHGSNKIGADMELQIVRQFPKAALFVEKPISSAAVEDTFDVVRQLEQHQAIISIGYMFRYLKVVEAAKKYIEDNNLNIVCTIARYNSSYIHNSKAFWWYVSKSGGPVVEQGTHFCDLSRYFGGDVDIPTVKVNRVLSNDPVGKLSALPIDEDAIPEHERVPRFTAASWKYKSGAVGILAHSIILQGTQYDTCLELQADGHYIRIVDLYGTPRLYIRSPDSDTERIVNFPDDDPYYSEFEAFIGVAEGKLPRSRILSDFEDGTKTYELTKAITNS, encoded by the coding sequence atGGTCGCTACAATTAACGTTCCTGCCAACCAAAGCGCCCAacatgtttttgaaaacgGAGCTAGTGATGCCATCTTCAAGGTCGCAATTGTCGGTGCCGGTGGTATCAACTTTGGTTCCGCCGAGGGCCCTTGGAACAATGCCCAACGTATTGAACAAAACTTGGGTCAACGTCTTCGTGTCACCGCTTTAATCAACCCCGTTCCCAGCGAAACCAACCGTGTTTTGGATACCAAGCGTGATTCCAAGGTTGCTTACGCTTACGATGAAACAAGAATGTTTACCTCCATGATCCAATACTTGGACTATTTAACTAGACACCCCGAAGAAGAACCCAATGCCTTCGTGATCGGTATTCCTCCTGACTTCCACGGCTCCAACAAGATCGGTGCCGACATGGAGTTACAAATCGTCCGTCAATTCCCCAAGGCTGCTCTCTTCGTCGAAAAGCCCATCTCCTCCGCTGCCGTCGAGGACACTTTCGATGTTGTTCGTCAACTTGAGCAACACCAAGCCATCATCTCCATCGGTTACATGTTCCGCTACTTGAAGGTCGTCGAGGCCGCCAAAAAGTATATCGAGGACAACAACCTCAACATCGTTTGCACAATCGCCCGCTACAACTCTTCCTACATTCACAACTCCAAGGCCTTTTGGTGGTACGTCTCTAAATCCGGTGGCCCTGTCGTCGAACAAGGTACTCACTTTTGCGATTTGTCTCGCTATTTCGGTGGTGATGTGGACATCCCAACCGTCAAAGTCAACCGTGTCCTTTCCAACGACCCCGTTGGTAAGCTCTCCGCTCTTCCCATCGATGAAGACGCCATTCCCGAACATGAACGCGTTCCCCGCTTTACCGCTGCTTCCTGGAAGTACAAGTCTGGTGCCGTCGGTATCTTAGCCCACAGTATCATTCTCCAAGGTACCCAATACGATACTTGCTTGGAACTTCAAGCTGATGGTCACTATATTCGTATTGTCGACCTCTATGGCACTCCTAGATTGTACATCCGCTCTCCCGATTCCGATACCGAGCGCATCGTCAACTTCCCCGACGATGATCCATACTACTCTGAATTTGAAGCTTTCATCGGTGTTGCTGAGGGCAAGCTTCCTCGTAGCCGTATCTTGTCTG